A region of the Gallaecimonas mangrovi genome:
CCAGCCCCGCAGTGAACGCATGCTCAAAGCCATTATTGATTTATGCCGCGCCACCGGCGCCGAACCCCTGGTGGAAGGGGTGGAAACCCAGCAGCAGTTGGACTGGTTACTCGAACAAGGCTGCCGTTTCTTTCAAGGCTTTTACCTTTATAAACCGATGCCGCCGTTAACGTTGGCGCAGATCTTAAAGGCGCCCAGCCCAGCTTGACCGCCAAAATTCATTAGTACCAAAATAAATAAAAGCCGCCTCAGCTTGAAATTTGCGCAAAAATACGCTCAAATAGATAGGGCACTAATAATATTAGGAGCCTTACTTTGTATACTTTTAAAGTCAGCAACATCCTCGGCGACCATTGTGTATCCCGTATTCAGCAAGCCATTATGGTAGGTGATGCTGAAGCTCAGGTACGCATTGACCGTGATGAAAACCAAATCACCATCGTTAGCAGCCAAAGCCGTAAAGCACTGTCGGAAGCCTTAAGTGACACCGGCTTTCCCGCCCTAGCCTAAGGTGAGAGCTATGGTTAGCCTTCTAATCAAGCAAAATCATTAGAAGCCTGATAATAGCTATTACCAAACCGCCCTTTATGGGCGGTTTTTCGTTTCTATGGCGCTTTTCTCCCCCGCAGCAAAGCCCCTGCCAACTGAGGCAATATGGCTGCATTCAAGTTATCTAACGCCAGTGCCGCTGCTATGCTGCTACATGGCAAATAAACTTAAACAAGTGAAGAGCTTGCCTTGTTGAAGAAAGTGACGACAATACGTTAGTGGTTTGTAAATTAAGGTGAAGCAACGATGTACTCGCTGGAACCAAGTGACCTGTCATTACTCCTGGTAGAACCTTCCGACACCCAGCGGCGCGTGATCCTCCGCCACCTGGCCGATGAAGGCATTACTAACATTGATGCGGCTAGCGATGTTGCGCAGGCATTGGAGCTGATACGTACCAACAAACCAGACATGGTACTCAGTACCCTGCACTTTAGTGACGGCACAGCCCTCGACTTATTGCGCACGCTGCGCAGCGAAGAGGCCATCAAAGACACGCCCTTTGTACTGGTTTCCAGTGAGCGCCGCCCAGACGAGTTGGACGCCTTTAAGCAATCTGGCATCGCCGCGATTTTGCCCAAACCCTTCAGTCATGAGCAGCTGGGGCTGGCCATTAACGCCACCTTGGATTTACTCACACCGCAAGAGCTGGAACTCACGCACTTTGACACCCATTCACTGCGGGTATTGGTGGTGGACGACAGTCGTATGGCCCGCCGCCATATCATGCGGGTATTGGATAACCTCGGCATTAGCCAAGTCACCGAGGCCGTAGACGGCGAAGACGCCATTAACCAGCTGCAAAACCAGATGTTTGATTTAGTGGTTACCGACTACAACATGCCCAACATCAACGGCCGCGAACTGACCGAGCACATTCGCCAGCACTCTGGGCAATCGCACCTGCCGGTGTTGATGGTAACCAGTGAAGCCAGCGGCGCTCACCTGGCCAATATCGCGCAATCCGGGGTTGACGCTATCTGTGACAAACCCTTTGAACCGGCGGAAGTAAGAGCCATGCTCTACCGGTTACTCGAACAGTAACCCACGAAAAAGGCCTGCAATAGCAGGCCTTTTTTATGTGCTGCGGC
Encoded here:
- a CDS encoding heavy-metal-associated domain-containing protein, whose translation is MYTFKVSNILGDHCVSRIQQAIMVGDAEAQVRIDRDENQITIVSSQSRKALSEALSDTGFPALA
- a CDS encoding response regulator, with amino-acid sequence MYSLEPSDLSLLLVEPSDTQRRVILRHLADEGITNIDAASDVAQALELIRTNKPDMVLSTLHFSDGTALDLLRTLRSEEAIKDTPFVLVSSERRPDELDAFKQSGIAAILPKPFSHEQLGLAINATLDLLTPQELELTHFDTHSLRVLVVDDSRMARRHIMRVLDNLGISQVTEAVDGEDAINQLQNQMFDLVVTDYNMPNINGRELTEHIRQHSGQSHLPVLMVTSEASGAHLANIAQSGVDAICDKPFEPAEVRAMLYRLLEQ